A window of the Yersinia rochesterensis genome harbors these coding sequences:
- a CDS encoding IS110 family transposase — protein sequence MNTIRVVGIDIAKSVFQVCVWMVDGSVAWNRKISRQKLLDTLRQFEPGTLIAMEACSTSHFWGRTLSSMGYSVRLIPAQHVKAFVRSQKNDANDALAICETACRPGIHFVPVKTTEQQDIKALRNTRQLMVEQRTALANQLRSLLAENGLILPVGIQRLQQQLPELIEDASNNLTFTLRRLLSLLREDMQALNERVTYLDKEMAALSSQQTAYRHLLTVPGVGPLIAAAFISEVDAVQFSNGRELSAWCGLVPRQHSSGGKQRLSSVTKNGNRSLRTLVIHGARSVMRCVKKRDDNLGLWLKRLEARRGFLKTTVALANKLTRIIWRILTDGVDFNMSKAFTAN from the coding sequence ATGAACACAATCAGAGTTGTTGGTATCGATATTGCCAAATCTGTTTTTCAGGTATGTGTTTGGATGGTTGATGGTTCCGTTGCCTGGAACAGAAAAATATCACGTCAGAAATTGCTGGATACGCTTCGCCAGTTTGAGCCGGGTACTTTAATCGCGATGGAGGCTTGTTCAACCTCTCATTTCTGGGGGCGAACCCTCAGTTCTATGGGGTATAGCGTAAGGCTTATACCCGCACAGCACGTGAAAGCATTTGTCAGAAGCCAGAAGAACGATGCAAACGATGCTCTGGCAATTTGTGAAACAGCATGCCGCCCTGGTATCCACTTTGTTCCGGTTAAAACCACGGAACAGCAGGATATCAAAGCACTGCGGAATACCCGTCAACTGATGGTTGAGCAGAGAACCGCGCTGGCTAACCAGCTTCGTTCTTTGCTCGCTGAAAACGGCCTCATTCTTCCCGTTGGGATCCAGCGTCTCCAGCAGCAGCTACCTGAACTTATTGAAGATGCATCTAACAATTTAACTTTCACACTTCGCCGATTGCTTTCTTTATTGCGGGAAGATATGCAGGCGCTCAATGAACGCGTTACCTATCTGGATAAAGAAATGGCTGCATTGTCTTCACAACAAACAGCATATCGCCATTTATTAACAGTCCCTGGTGTTGGCCCGCTTATCGCTGCAGCATTTATCAGTGAAGTTGATGCAGTACAATTCTCCAACGGCAGAGAATTATCCGCATGGTGCGGCCTGGTTCCCCGGCAGCACAGTTCAGGAGGAAAACAAAGGTTGTCTTCTGTGACCAAAAACGGCAATCGCAGCCTGAGAACATTAGTCATCCATGGCGCGCGCTCAGTGATGCGCTGCGTGAAAAAACGTGATGACAACCTAGGTCTTTGGCTGAAGAGGCTCGAGGCAAGGCGAGGGTTTCTGAAAACCACCGTAGCTTTGGCGAATAAACTGACCAGAATCATCTGGCGAATACTGACCGATGGCGTTGATTTTAATATGAGCAAGGCTTTTACTGCGAATTAA
- the tpx gene encoding thiol peroxidase, whose translation MTQTVHFQGNPVTVAGQLPQPGDKAKDFTLVAKDLSDVALSSFAGKRKVLNIFPSIDTGVCAASVRKFNQLAGELENTVVLCISSDLPFAQSRFCGAEGLSNVTTLSTLRGADFKQAYGVAITEGPLAGLTARAVVVLDGQDKVIYSELVNEITTEPNYDAALAALK comes from the coding sequence ATGACACAGACAGTACATTTCCAAGGCAATCCAGTGACCGTTGCAGGTCAACTGCCACAACCCGGCGATAAAGCCAAAGATTTTACTTTGGTCGCGAAAGATTTATCCGATGTTGCCCTGAGCAGCTTCGCGGGTAAACGTAAAGTTTTGAATATCTTCCCAAGTATTGATACCGGTGTTTGTGCCGCGTCCGTACGCAAATTCAATCAATTGGCTGGCGAACTTGAGAACACTGTCGTTCTTTGTATCTCCTCTGACCTGCCATTTGCCCAATCCCGTTTTTGCGGTGCTGAAGGCCTGAGCAACGTCACCACCTTGTCAACTTTGCGTGGCGCAGATTTCAAACAAGCTTACGGTGTAGCGATTACTGAAGGCCCATTGGCAGGTTTGACTGCACGTGCTGTCGTGGTTCTGGATGGTCAAGACAAAGTTATCTACAGTGAGTTAGTTAACGAAATCACCACCGAACCAAACTATGATGCCGCTTTAGCAGCACTGAAGTAA
- the ttcA gene encoding tRNA 2-thiocytidine(32) synthetase TtcA: protein MQEKQVVNKKEHYDLNKLNKRLRRNVGQAIADFNMIEEGDRVMVCLSGGKDSYTMLDILQSLQKSAPINFTLIAVNLDQKQPGFPEDILPAYLDKQGVEYKIVEENTYGIVKDIIPEGKTTCSLCSRLRRGILYRTATELGATKIALGHHRDDILQTLFLNMFYGGKLKGMPPKLMSDDGKHVVIRPLAYCREKDIERFAVAREYPIIPCNLCGSQPNLQRQVIKDMLRDWDKQYPGRIETMFSAMQNVVPSHLNDHQLFDFKNITHNSEIVDGGDLAFDREELPLQPVGWQPEDDEDSEKQPLVRLDVLEIK from the coding sequence ATGCAAGAGAAACAAGTGGTTAATAAAAAAGAACACTACGATTTGAACAAGTTAAACAAGCGTCTGCGCCGCAATGTGGGTCAGGCAATTGCTGATTTCAACATGATTGAAGAAGGTGACCGCGTGATGGTTTGCCTGTCAGGAGGCAAAGACAGTTACACCATGTTGGATATTTTGCAAAGCCTGCAAAAAAGCGCGCCGATTAACTTCACCCTCATCGCCGTTAATTTGGATCAGAAACAGCCGGGCTTCCCTGAAGATATCCTTCCGGCCTATCTGGACAAACAAGGTGTTGAATACAAGATTGTCGAAGAAAACACTTACGGGATTGTGAAAGACATTATTCCGGAAGGGAAAACCACCTGTTCACTCTGCTCGCGCCTGCGCCGTGGGATTTTATACCGCACTGCAACTGAGCTAGGGGCAACCAAAATCGCGCTTGGTCATCATCGCGATGATATTCTGCAAACGCTATTCCTGAATATGTTTTATGGCGGGAAGCTGAAAGGCATGCCACCAAAATTGATGAGCGACGATGGCAAACATGTGGTTATCCGCCCATTGGCCTACTGCCGTGAAAAAGATATTGAGCGTTTCGCTGTTGCCAGAGAATATCCAATAATTCCTTGTAACTTATGTGGCTCGCAACCCAACCTGCAACGCCAGGTTATCAAAGATATGCTACGTGACTGGGATAAACAGTATCCAGGGCGGATTGAAACTATGTTCAGCGCGATGCAAAATGTCGTGCCGTCACATTTAAATGATCACCAGCTATTTGATTTTAAAAATATTACACACAACAGTGAAATCGTTGACGGCGGAGATTTAGCTTTTGACCGCGAAGAGTTGCCACTGCAACCTGTTGGCTGGCAACCAGAAGATGATGAAGATAGTGAAAAACAGCCACTGGTTCGTCTCGACGTGCTAGAAATAAAATAA
- a CDS encoding peptide ABC transporter substrate-binding protein — translation MRYFRYALCAALVGATLGAANAADVPAGTILADKQELVRHIKDEPASLDPMKAVGLIEAQVARDLFEGLVNQDAHGQIIPGVATNWKTADNQTYIFTLRKEAKWSNGQPVTAQDFVYSWRRLVDPKSLSPFAWFAELAGMENAQQIIAGKMPPEALGVSAVNDYTLKVKLSKPVPYFPSLTANFSLFPVPASVVEKYGNDWTKVGNLVGNGAFKLQDRVVNEKLVLVPNDYYWDHAHTVLTKVTFIPINQEANATKRYQAGDIDITESFPKNLYQKLLKDIPDQVYTPDQLGTYYYAFNTQRAPTNDVRVRKALSYAIDRKIIAEKVLGTGEKPAYHFTPDVTAGYHPVANLLQQQDQEELNAQAKALLHAAGYGPDKPLKLSLLYNTSDNNQKLAIAIASMWKKTLGVDVQMINQEWKTYIDSRNTGNFDVVRASWVGDYNEPSTFLSLLTSTHSGNIAKFKSANYDRLLSEAGKQTNPKALSDDYNKAEQIIAEQVPIAPIYQFTNGRLIKPWVKGYPITNPEDVAYSQMIYIIKH, via the coding sequence ATGCGCTATTTCCGTTATGCATTGTGTGCCGCATTAGTTGGTGCAACGCTGGGCGCGGCAAATGCTGCTGATGTCCCTGCGGGCACCATACTGGCTGATAAACAAGAACTTGTTCGTCATATTAAAGACGAGCCAGCCTCTCTCGACCCGATGAAAGCTGTGGGGTTAATCGAGGCGCAGGTTGCCCGTGATTTGTTTGAAGGATTGGTTAATCAAGATGCGCATGGCCAGATAATTCCCGGTGTTGCGACCAACTGGAAAACGGCAGATAACCAAACCTATATATTCACGTTGCGCAAAGAGGCTAAATGGTCGAATGGTCAGCCTGTGACCGCGCAGGATTTTGTTTATAGTTGGCGCCGTTTGGTTGACCCTAAAAGTTTATCTCCTTTCGCCTGGTTTGCCGAACTGGCCGGAATGGAAAATGCGCAACAGATTATTGCGGGGAAAATGCCGCCAGAAGCTCTTGGGGTCAGTGCAGTTAATGATTACACCCTTAAAGTTAAACTCAGTAAGCCGGTGCCTTATTTCCCCAGTTTGACTGCAAACTTCAGTTTATTCCCAGTCCCCGCCAGCGTGGTTGAAAAATATGGCAATGACTGGACTAAAGTGGGTAATTTGGTAGGGAATGGCGCATTTAAATTACAAGATAGAGTTGTAAATGAGAAATTAGTCTTGGTGCCCAACGACTATTATTGGGATCATGCCCATACTGTTCTAACGAAAGTGACTTTCATTCCTATCAATCAGGAAGCCAATGCCACCAAGCGCTATCAAGCTGGTGATATTGATATTACCGAGTCCTTCCCAAAAAATCTGTATCAGAAACTATTAAAAGATATTCCTGATCAAGTTTATACGCCGGATCAGCTAGGCACTTATTATTACGCATTTAATACCCAACGTGCGCCAACCAATGATGTTCGGGTGCGCAAAGCATTATCTTATGCTATAGACCGCAAAATTATTGCTGAAAAAGTCTTGGGTACGGGGGAGAAACCTGCGTATCACTTTACCCCCGATGTCACTGCTGGTTATCATCCGGTAGCCAATTTATTGCAGCAGCAAGACCAGGAAGAACTCAACGCACAAGCTAAAGCACTGTTGCATGCGGCGGGTTACGGGCCGGATAAACCACTGAAATTATCTTTGCTATATAATACTTCGGATAATAATCAGAAGTTAGCCATTGCCATTGCTTCAATGTGGAAGAAGACATTGGGGGTGGATGTTCAAATGATTAACCAAGAGTGGAAGACCTATATCGATAGCCGAAATACCGGTAATTTTGATGTAGTCCGCGCATCATGGGTCGGGGATTATAATGAGCCGTCCACCTTCTTGTCATTATTGACCTCTACTCACAGTGGGAATATCGCTAAATTTAAGAGTGCAAATTATGATCGTTTGCTGAGCGAAGCGGGTAAGCAAACTAATCCTAAAGCGCTAAGTGATGATTATAATAAAGCCGAGCAGATTATTGCTGAACAAGTCCCAATAGCACCCATATATCAATTCACAAATGGGCGTTTAATTAAACCCTGGGTGAAAGGTTACCCGATAACTAATCCTGAAGATGTGGCTTATAGCCAAATGATTTATATCATCAAGCACTAA
- the ycjG gene encoding L-Ala-D/L-Glu epimerase, with protein MRTMRCYPEAWPLHSAFVISRGSRSEAKVVVVEIEEAGIRAVGECTPYPHYGESESSVMAQLALVVSAIEQGISRETLQQLLPAGAARNAVDCALWQLECLQNQQSLWLMTQTTPILHLSMAQTVSIGTPEAMAYSASALVNMGAKLLKIKLDDHLIAERLVAIRSAAPDATLIVDANESWRPEGLAARCQLLADLGVAMLEQPLPAGQDDSLQNFIHPLPICADESCHTRADLAGLVGRYEMVNIKLDKSGGLTEALLLAEQAKSLGFAIMLGCMLCTSRAVRAALPLAPGARFVDLDGPTWLQQDVDDGLHFSTGAIDLSA; from the coding sequence ATGAGAACCATGCGTTGCTATCCAGAGGCTTGGCCTCTCCATTCTGCGTTTGTTATTTCCCGCGGAAGCCGCAGTGAAGCAAAAGTTGTGGTTGTCGAGATTGAGGAGGCGGGTATTCGTGCTGTTGGTGAATGTACCCCATACCCACATTATGGAGAAAGTGAATCTTCGGTGATGGCGCAGTTGGCCTTGGTAGTCAGTGCCATAGAGCAGGGCATTTCGCGTGAGACCTTACAACAGCTATTACCCGCTGGAGCCGCCAGGAATGCGGTAGATTGCGCATTATGGCAGTTGGAATGTTTGCAAAATCAGCAAAGTTTATGGCTTATGACTCAAACGACACCCATCCTCCATCTCTCGATGGCCCAGACAGTCAGTATCGGTACCCCGGAAGCCATGGCGTACAGTGCGAGTGCATTGGTGAATATGGGTGCCAAGCTGTTGAAAATAAAGCTGGATGACCATCTTATTGCTGAGCGTTTGGTGGCTATTCGTAGCGCGGCCCCCGACGCGACATTGATTGTGGATGCCAATGAGTCCTGGCGTCCAGAGGGCTTGGCTGCGCGTTGCCAATTATTGGCAGATTTAGGCGTAGCAATGTTGGAGCAACCTCTGCCCGCAGGGCAGGATGACTCGTTACAGAATTTTATTCACCCATTGCCTATTTGCGCTGATGAAAGTTGCCATACACGTGCTGATTTGGCGGGTCTGGTGGGGCGTTATGAAATGGTCAACATCAAGCTGGATAAAAGTGGCGGGTTAACAGAAGCATTGTTGTTAGCCGAACAAGCGAAATCGCTCGGATTTGCCATTATGCTCGGCTGCATGTTGTGCACTTCACGGGCTGTTCGTGCTGCATTACCCCTGGCTCCAGGTGCTCGTTTTGTTGATCTCGATGGCCCTACCTGGCTACAACAGGATGTCGATGACGGGTTACATTTTTCGACTGGCGCTATCGATTTGTCGGCTTAA
- the xre gene encoding type II toxin-antitoxin system antitoxin Xre: MRAYHPTPATKTGALWREIGLPASRGTVLVDSIKMGFSVDVIDGIHLWASIPKAEILRATGIPSRSLTRRRTHDGRFTPEESERIARFVRVMDAAVDLFGGDKGKAIAWMSTPIKGLGHRSPDSLLETETGALEVCDLIGRLEHGVFS; encoded by the coding sequence ATGAGAGCATATCACCCGACCCCAGCGACCAAAACTGGGGCGCTATGGCGAGAGATTGGTTTGCCCGCCAGCCGCGGCACTGTATTGGTCGATAGTATCAAAATGGGTTTTTCAGTTGATGTCATCGACGGTATCCATTTATGGGCTTCTATCCCTAAAGCTGAAATATTGCGGGCCACGGGTATTCCCAGCCGCAGTCTGACCCGCAGACGCACACATGATGGCCGTTTCACCCCTGAAGAGAGTGAGCGAATTGCCCGTTTCGTCCGGGTAATGGATGCCGCAGTTGATCTATTTGGCGGTGATAAGGGCAAAGCTATCGCCTGGATGTCTACCCCGATTAAAGGTCTTGGTCACCGCAGCCCCGACTCCTTGCTGGAAACGGAAACCGGTGCACTGGAAGTCTGTGATTTAATTGGGCGTTTGGAGCACGGTGTATTTTCATAA
- a CDS encoding RES family NAD+ phosphorylase, translated as MKFYRIVMRRYLASTWTGYGAEIYGGRWNHKGHAAIYLASSVSLAMLETLVHIQDSSTLSEFELFQIEIEDSHILLLQPQDWPADWRSDPAPATTMDIGTEWLELESSLALLVPSTLVPSENNLLLNPRHKDFQACLNSVKPLSFAFDPRLK; from the coding sequence ATGAAGTTCTACCGTATTGTGATGCGCCGTTATCTGGCGTCAACCTGGACCGGTTATGGCGCCGAAATCTATGGTGGCCGTTGGAATCATAAGGGGCACGCCGCCATCTACTTAGCCAGCAGTGTGTCTTTGGCGATGCTGGAAACATTGGTACATATCCAAGATAGCTCAACGCTGAGCGAGTTCGAGCTATTCCAGATTGAAATCGAAGATAGCCATATTCTGTTACTTCAACCGCAAGATTGGCCTGCTGACTGGCGCAGTGATCCCGCGCCGGCGACCACAATGGATATCGGCACCGAATGGTTAGAGCTGGAATCATCACTTGCATTACTGGTTCCATCCACTCTGGTGCCGTCAGAAAACAATCTACTGCTCAACCCTCGGCATAAAGATTTTCAAGCTTGCTTAAACAGTGTTAAACCACTCTCTTTTGCCTTTGACCCACGGCTGAAATAG
- the zntB gene encoding zinc transporter ZntB, which yields MDLVEGKALQVSDAVYAYQLDGKGGVTSIDTDAIATAEQPCWLHLDYTHPESAAWLQNTPLLPEVVRDGLAGESVRPKVTRMGDGTMITLRGINFNNDARPDQLVTIRVYITDKLIVSTRHRKVYSIDDVLNDLQSGTGPTNSGNWLVEIADGVTDHANEFIEDLHDKIIDLEDDLLEQKIPQRGQMALLRKQLIVLRRYMAPQRDVFSRLASERLPWMNDDDRRRMQEISERLGRGLEDLDSSIARTAVLSDEISSLMADAMNRRTYTMSMLAMVFLPTTFLTGLFGVNLGGIPGNTYSFGFATFCMMLVLLVVGVAWWLKRSKWL from the coding sequence GTGGATCTAGTCGAAGGAAAAGCACTTCAGGTTTCTGATGCCGTTTATGCCTATCAACTTGATGGTAAAGGGGGCGTGACTTCCATTGATACCGATGCCATCGCCACCGCAGAGCAGCCTTGCTGGCTGCATCTGGATTACACACACCCAGAAAGTGCTGCCTGGCTGCAAAATACTCCGTTACTCCCAGAGGTTGTTCGGGATGGTCTTGCTGGTGAAAGCGTCCGCCCGAAAGTGACTCGCATGGGTGATGGCACGATGATAACGTTGCGGGGCATCAATTTTAATAATGATGCTCGCCCAGACCAATTAGTCACCATCCGGGTTTATATCACGGATAAGTTGATTGTCTCGACCCGACATCGCAAAGTTTACTCTATTGATGATGTGTTGAATGATTTACAAAGTGGCACCGGCCCGACTAACAGCGGCAACTGGCTGGTGGAGATTGCTGATGGCGTGACCGACCATGCCAATGAATTTATTGAAGATTTACACGATAAAATCATCGATCTTGAAGATGATTTACTGGAACAAAAAATTCCACAACGTGGGCAAATGGCTTTGCTTCGTAAGCAGTTGATTGTATTGCGCCGGTATATGGCACCACAGCGCGATGTTTTCTCCCGGTTGGCCAGTGAGCGCTTGCCGTGGATGAATGATGACGATCGACGCCGTATGCAGGAAATCTCAGAACGTTTGGGGCGAGGCTTAGAGGATTTAGACTCTAGCATTGCGCGTACTGCGGTGTTATCCGATGAAATTAGCTCATTAATGGCCGATGCGATGAACCGGCGCACCTATACTATGTCAATGTTGGCTATGGTGTTTTTACCGACCACTTTTTTGACCGGCTTATTTGGTGTTAACCTCGGTGGCATTCCTGGGAATACCTATTCTTTTGGTTTTGCGACATTTTGTATGATGTTGGTGCTGTTGGTTGTAGGTGTTGCGTGGTGGTTAAAACGCAGTAAATGGCTCTAA
- a CDS encoding phosphatidylinositol-specific phospholipase C, which produces MNMKNWMSRLSDSQLLSQISIPGTHDSASFRSNVLGAGFTQTQTWNIREQLEHGIRFLDARCRLINNVFTMHHGAVFLKQQFGDFLTTCIDFIKRNPTEFIILSVKQEHTTEKSTKGFNEIMQERYINPHNKLFYLQNKIPSIGDVRGKIVLLRRYSGDKVGINASRWKDDATFEIKNKGFNIYVQDNYDGYTALSLHFKRKFIDILLKDAQKKRAQDIYINFTSISGLLTPYSGAQGHHLIDGMNIWFCKQYREKQIMGIIVADFVDVQDGAIIKTVVNSNVFV; this is translated from the coding sequence ATGAACATGAAAAATTGGATGTCCCGGCTGAGTGATTCACAGTTATTAAGCCAAATTTCCATTCCTGGAACACATGATTCCGCATCATTTCGCTCCAATGTATTAGGTGCTGGATTTACGCAAACACAAACATGGAATATAAGAGAGCAACTTGAACATGGCATTCGATTTTTAGATGCCAGATGTCGCCTTATTAATAATGTATTCACTATGCACCACGGAGCTGTTTTTTTAAAACAACAATTTGGTGATTTTCTCACTACCTGCATTGACTTTATTAAACGCAACCCGACAGAGTTCATTATTTTATCGGTTAAACAAGAACATACCACTGAAAAAAGCACTAAAGGATTTAATGAAATTATGCAGGAGAGATATATCAATCCGCATAATAAATTATTTTATCTGCAAAATAAAATACCTAGCATTGGGGATGTAAGAGGAAAGATAGTATTATTACGGCGTTACTCTGGTGATAAAGTGGGCATTAATGCCTCTCGCTGGAAAGATGACGCCACATTTGAAATTAAAAACAAAGGCTTTAATATTTATGTCCAAGACAATTATGATGGTTATACCGCATTAAGCCTTCATTTTAAAAGAAAATTTATTGATATTCTGCTCAAAGATGCACAGAAAAAACGTGCCCAAGATATATATATTAACTTCACCAGTATATCCGGTTTGTTAACACCCTATTCCGGGGCGCAAGGTCATCATTTAATAGATGGAATGAACATTTGGTTCTGCAAACAATATCGAGAAAAACAAATAATGGGGATTATCGTTGCCGATTTTGTTGATGTTCAGGATGGGGCAATTATTAAAACAGTGGTGAATTCAAATGTTTTCGTATAA
- the tyrR gene encoding transcriptional regulator TyrR encodes MRLEVFCEDRIGLTRELLDLLVLRGIDLRGIEIDPIGRIYLNFSQLDFSVFSALMMDIRRIDGVTDVRTVSFMPSEREHRSLRALLESMPEPVFSIDLKGNLELANPAARELFSLNEEKIRHKTAGSLLGGYNFARWFEGGETAPHTERVLINNQDYLLEITPIQLEDENQQNQTVGAVVMLKSTVRMGQQLQTLSVNDDTEFKQIVATSVKMRQVLEQARKLAMLDAPLLLIGDTGTGKDLLARACHLRSPRGKMPFLGLNCASLPDDVVESELFGYAAGAYPNAVEGKKGFFEQANGGSVLLDEIGEMSPRMQIKLLRFLNDGTFRRVGEEHEVHVDVRVICATQKNLVELVQRGEFREDLYYRLNVLTITLPPLRERQADIMPLTALFVARFSDEQGVPRPKLAPELSSFLTNYGWPGNVRQLKNAIYRALTQLDGAELRPQDIVLPEFEVEAALGDEVLDGSLDDISKRFERSVLTRLYRNYPSTRKLAKRLGVSHTAIANKLREYGLSSKRPASDESEEE; translated from the coding sequence ATGCGCTTGGAAGTTTTTTGCGAAGACCGAATCGGTCTCACGAGAGAGTTGCTTGATCTCTTGGTTTTACGCGGTATTGACTTACGCGGGATCGAAATTGATCCGATTGGCCGTATTTATCTGAATTTCTCACAGCTGGATTTCAGTGTATTTAGTGCATTAATGATGGACATCCGGCGTATTGATGGTGTTACCGATGTTCGCACCGTCTCCTTTATGCCATCAGAGCGGGAGCACCGCTCACTGCGGGCACTGCTTGAATCCATGCCAGAGCCGGTATTTTCTATCGATTTAAAAGGTAACCTTGAGTTAGCTAATCCCGCTGCCCGCGAGTTGTTTTCCCTCAATGAGGAGAAAATTCGTCATAAAACAGCAGGTAGCCTACTGGGGGGATATAACTTTGCCCGTTGGTTTGAAGGTGGAGAAACCGCGCCTCATACCGAACGTGTGCTGATCAACAATCAGGATTACCTGCTGGAGATCACCCCGATTCAGCTAGAAGACGAAAATCAGCAGAATCAAACGGTGGGTGCTGTGGTCATGTTAAAATCCACTGTGCGCATGGGGCAACAACTGCAAACTTTATCAGTAAACGATGATACTGAATTTAAACAGATAGTTGCCACCAGCGTTAAGATGCGCCAAGTGCTTGAACAAGCACGTAAATTAGCGATGCTGGATGCGCCGTTACTGTTAATCGGTGATACCGGTACTGGCAAAGACTTGTTGGCTCGCGCTTGCCATTTGCGCAGCCCGCGCGGGAAAATGCCTTTCCTCGGCCTTAATTGTGCTTCCTTACCCGACGATGTGGTAGAAAGTGAGCTATTTGGCTATGCCGCCGGGGCTTATCCCAATGCAGTCGAAGGTAAAAAAGGGTTCTTTGAGCAAGCAAACGGTGGTTCAGTTCTCTTAGATGAAATCGGCGAAATGTCGCCTCGTATGCAAATCAAACTGTTGCGCTTCCTTAATGACGGAACTTTCCGCCGTGTCGGCGAAGAGCATGAGGTGCATGTCGATGTGCGGGTTATCTGTGCCACCCAAAAGAATTTAGTGGAATTAGTACAACGCGGTGAATTCCGTGAAGATCTCTATTATCGCCTCAATGTGTTGACCATCACTCTACCGCCGTTGCGTGAGCGACAAGCGGATATCATGCCCCTGACGGCGCTATTTGTTGCCCGTTTTTCTGACGAGCAAGGTGTGCCGCGGCCAAAGTTGGCGCCTGAACTGAGCAGTTTCCTGACAAATTATGGTTGGCCAGGTAATGTGCGCCAACTGAAAAATGCTATCTATCGTGCTTTGACGCAATTGGATGGAGCCGAGCTGCGGCCACAGGATATCGTCTTACCGGAGTTTGAAGTTGAAGCGGCGCTAGGGGATGAAGTGCTTGATGGCTCACTCGACGATATTAGTAAACGGTTCGAACGTTCTGTTTTAACTCGCCTTTATCGCAATTATCCGAGCACACGTAAACTTGCCAAACGGCTAGGGGTTTCTCACACCGCGATTGCCAATAAACTACGCGAATACGGTTTAAGCAGTAAACGGCCTGCCAGTGATGAAAGCGAAGAAGAATAA
- the mpaA gene encoding murein tripeptide amidase MpaA: MSQYRPRTARGNLVTLGQRYGTSRLGAPLLYFPAPTPSAQTGLIIAGTHGDESAAIVALSCALRSISPEQQRHHVILAVNPDGCQLGLRANANGVDLNRNFPAKNWQAGETVYRWNSAADARDVVLSTGVYAGSEPETQDLCALISQLAPRWVVSFHEPLACIEDPDSSALGERLAANLDLPLVTSVGYATPGSFGSWCADIHLPCITAELPPISADAASECYLPALIDLLTLAD; encoded by the coding sequence ATGAGCCAATATCGCCCCCGAACTGCACGGGGAAATCTGGTCACTTTAGGGCAACGCTACGGCACATCCCGCTTGGGCGCGCCGCTGCTTTATTTCCCGGCCCCCACCCCATCCGCACAAACTGGGCTGATTATTGCCGGAACCCATGGCGATGAAAGTGCAGCAATTGTGGCGCTATCCTGTGCATTGCGCAGTATTTCACCGGAACAACAGCGCCACCATGTCATCTTGGCAGTCAATCCTGATGGATGCCAACTGGGGTTGCGGGCGAATGCCAATGGTGTGGACCTTAATCGTAATTTTCCGGCAAAAAACTGGCAGGCGGGCGAAACGGTATACCGTTGGAATAGTGCGGCGGATGCACGAGATGTGGTGCTATCAACCGGCGTATATGCAGGTTCAGAGCCCGAAACTCAAGACTTGTGCGCATTAATAAGCCAACTGGCCCCGCGCTGGGTGGTTTCCTTTCATGAACCATTGGCCTGTATTGAAGACCCCGACAGCTCAGCGCTAGGTGAGCGACTGGCGGCGAATCTTGACTTGCCCCTTGTCACCAGTGTGGGTTACGCCACGCCGGGGTCATTTGGTAGCTGGTGTGCAGACATTCACTTACCCTGTATTACCGCAGAATTACCGCCCATTTCTGCCGATGCCGCCAGTGAATGTTATCTGCCGGCTCTGATTGACTTGCTGACCCTGGCAGATTAA